Part of the Flagellimonas eckloniae genome, GGCGTTCATTGGAACAGGAAGGAAAGTTAAGGAATGATAAAAGAGGTGATGTTTTTCTGTTAAATGATGAGTCAAACCTTTATCTTAGAACTGGGTTCAAGATTGGAATCTTTTAAATAATAAAGTATGTCAAAAATTTTGGTAATAGAGGATGAATCCGCCATTAGAAGGGTTTTGGTAAAAATATTGAGTGAGGAAAGCGATACCTATAATGTACAGGAAGCTGAGGATGGCCTAAAGGGTATTGAAGCAGTTAAAAAAGAAGACTTTGATTTGGTGTTGTGCGATATTAAAATGCCAAAAATGGATGGAGTTGAGGTACTTGAGGCGGCTCGGAAGATAAAACCAGAAATTCCTTTTATCATGATTTCCGGTCATGGCGATTTGGATACAGCCGTGAACACTATGCGCCTAGGGGCCTTTGACTATATATCCAAACCACCAGATTTAAACCGATTGTTGACAACGGTACGTAATGCCCTTGATCGCAAGGAATTGGAGGTTGAGAATAAAATCCTAAAAAAGAAGGTTTCCAAAAATTATGAAATGGTTGGGGAAAGTGACTCCATAGAAGTCATTAAAGATATGATAGAGAAGGTGGCTCCTACAGATGCTCGAGTTTTGATTACCGGTTCCAACGGAACAGGAAAAGAATTGGTTGCGCACTGGTTACATGAGAAAAGTCCTCGTTATTCCGCTCCATTTATAGAGGTTAATTGCGCTGCAATTCCATCAGAATTAATTGAAAGTGAACTTTTTGGACATGTTAAAGGTGCATTTACATCGGCAGTGAAGGATAGGGCAGGTAAATTTGAAGCAGCAAATAAGGGCACAATTTTTTTAGATGAGATTGGAGACATGAGCCTATCGGCCCAAGCGAAGGTTTTGAGAGCATTGCAGGAAAATAAAATTTCCAGGGTTGGTTCCGATAAAGATATTAAGGTAGATGTTAGGGTTCTGGCCGCGACCAACAAGGATTTAAAAAAGGAAATTGAAGATGGTAAGTTTCGAGAGGATCTGTATCACCGTTTGGCGGTAATTTTGATAAAGGTACCCGCATTAAATGAAAGGAGGGATGATATTCCCATATTGATTGACCATTTTTCAAAAAAAATAGCTTCAGAGCAAGGTACTTCACCAAAAGAATTTTCAAAAAAGGCAATCCAACTTTTAAAAGGATATGATTGGACAGGAAATGTTCGTGAACTCCGCAATGTTGTGGAGCGGTTAATCATATTGGGAGGCAAAGAAGTTTCTGAGGAAGATGTAAAATTATTTGCCAGTAAATAAATTAATCCAAAGAACAATCACCTAACTGCAAAAGTGCATCTTCTGCTATTGTCTTAACGCGTTGGTGATATTGTTTTTTTGGCTCTGACAAACCTACGTTCATTAATTTTAATCGAGCTTCCTCATGTATTTTTGAGATAAACGCTTGAGCCTCCTTACACGGTACTTCATTTACCACTTTGTCAAGAGAGCTTTCAAATCCAAGTAAGCAATTGTGCACATGTGTTCGTAGATGTTCGCCATGAGGCATAGGATCATCAGTTTGGTGCTCTAAGGCATCCTTGGTATTTAGAACTAATACGTTGTTACCATAGGGGCTAGAGAAATCCTGTTCAAATTCTTTGAGGACATTAATACCAATA contains:
- a CDS encoding sigma-54-dependent transcriptional regulator, which produces MSKILVIEDESAIRRVLVKILSEESDTYNVQEAEDGLKGIEAVKKEDFDLVLCDIKMPKMDGVEVLEAARKIKPEIPFIMISGHGDLDTAVNTMRLGAFDYISKPPDLNRLLTTVRNALDRKELEVENKILKKKVSKNYEMVGESDSIEVIKDMIEKVAPTDARVLITGSNGTGKELVAHWLHEKSPRYSAPFIEVNCAAIPSELIESELFGHVKGAFTSAVKDRAGKFEAANKGTIFLDEIGDMSLSAQAKVLRALQENKISRVGSDKDIKVDVRVLAATNKDLKKEIEDGKFREDLYHRLAVILIKVPALNERRDDIPILIDHFSKKIASEQGTSPKEFSKKAIQLLKGYDWTGNVRELRNVVERLIILGGKEVSEEDVKLFASK